The following are from one region of the Streptomyces decoyicus genome:
- a CDS encoding DUF1684 domain-containing protein: protein MSIPTLQEWQDWHSRRTAMVSQPYGPPALAATHWLAGRPGGRIEGLPGTWTEEGDAVVLRAGADDGLTVDGEPADGEIRLGEDSGPDATRVVHGARHLLVLRRAGRWAVRDYDPDAPARRTFAGIEVSPFDERWVRPGLFRPYDRGRTVQVPHADGQQRGLGLAGELAFTLDGDEHTLQVAVEGDGSLWAVFADATSGRGSYRFRFLRPPAPAEDGTVTVDFNRTLLPPCAFADHFLCPFPPPGNTLPVALPAGERNRIVH from the coding sequence ATGAGTATCCCCACGCTCCAGGAATGGCAGGACTGGCACAGCCGGCGGACGGCCATGGTCTCCCAGCCGTACGGGCCGCCGGCCCTGGCCGCCACCCACTGGCTCGCCGGCCGCCCCGGCGGCCGGATCGAGGGCCTGCCCGGCACCTGGACCGAGGAGGGCGACGCGGTCGTGCTGCGGGCCGGCGCCGACGACGGACTGACCGTGGACGGCGAGCCGGCGGACGGCGAGATCCGGCTCGGCGAGGACAGCGGCCCCGACGCCACTCGGGTGGTGCACGGCGCGCGGCATCTGCTGGTGCTGCGCCGTGCCGGGCGGTGGGCGGTACGCGACTACGATCCGGACGCTCCGGCCCGCCGGACGTTCGCCGGTATCGAGGTCTCCCCGTTCGACGAGCGCTGGGTGCGGCCCGGCTTGTTCCGGCCGTACGACCGGGGGCGCACCGTCCAGGTGCCGCACGCCGACGGGCAACAGCGCGGCCTCGGTCTCGCCGGTGAACTCGCCTTCACCCTCGACGGCGACGAGCACACCCTGCAGGTCGCGGTCGAGGGCGACGGCTCCCTGTGGGCGGTGTTCGCGGATGCCACCAGCGGCAGGGGCAGTTACCGCTTCCGCTTCCTGCGGCCGCCCGCGCCCGCCGAGGACGGCACCGTCACCGTCGACTTCAACCGCACCCTGCTGCCGCCCTGTGCGTTCGCCGACCACTTCCTCTGCCCCTTCCCGCCGCCCGGCAACACCCTGCCCGTCGCCCTGCCGGCCGGGGAACGGAACCGCATCGTCCACTGA
- a CDS encoding ABC transporter substrate-binding protein: MNRRRTLTAALVLAAGSVALTACGGTAASGGNSVNAAAGGRGPKINIGPDQHRIHGTKDPESAALVPARVRETGALRIGVSADGSPPLTFHATDDKTLIGVEEDIATLVADTLGLEPRFEALSWENLFVGLDSGKLDAVFSNVTVTEERKDKYDFATYRLDQLAMEAKKGSGWKVRGPKDVAGRTIAVDSGTNQEKILVDWSKENEKAGRKPVDIKYFHKPSDTYLALQSGRLDGFFGPNPTAAYHVNTAGQTEITGTFSGGGDRVRGEIAATTKKDSGLVRAYAAALRKVIDNGRYGKVLARWGLTGEQLKTSRINPPGLPRTAN, translated from the coding sequence TTGAACCGCCGCCGTACCCTGACCGCAGCCCTGGTGCTCGCCGCCGGCTCCGTAGCGCTCACCGCCTGCGGCGGCACCGCGGCGTCGGGCGGGAACAGCGTGAATGCCGCCGCCGGGGGCCGGGGACCGAAGATCAATATCGGTCCCGACCAGCACCGCATCCACGGCACCAAGGACCCGGAGAGCGCCGCGCTGGTGCCCGCCCGGGTCCGTGAAACGGGCGCCCTGCGCATCGGCGTGAGCGCCGACGGCAGCCCGCCGCTGACCTTCCACGCCACCGACGACAAGACCCTCATCGGCGTCGAGGAGGACATCGCCACCCTCGTCGCCGACACCCTCGGCCTCGAACCCCGCTTCGAGGCGCTGTCCTGGGAGAACCTCTTCGTCGGCCTGGACAGCGGCAAGCTCGACGCGGTGTTCTCCAACGTCACCGTCACCGAGGAGCGCAAGGACAAGTACGACTTCGCCACCTACCGGCTCGACCAGCTGGCGATGGAGGCGAAGAAGGGCAGCGGGTGGAAGGTGCGCGGCCCCAAGGACGTGGCGGGCCGGACCATCGCGGTCGACTCCGGCACCAATCAGGAGAAGATCCTGGTCGACTGGAGCAAGGAGAACGAGAAGGCCGGCCGCAAACCGGTCGACATCAAGTACTTCCACAAGCCCTCCGACACCTACCTCGCGCTCCAATCGGGCCGTCTCGACGGTTTCTTCGGCCCGAACCCGACCGCCGCGTACCACGTGAACACGGCAGGGCAGACGGAGATCACCGGGACCTTCTCCGGTGGCGGCGACCGCGTCCGGGGCGAGATCGCCGCCACCACCAAGAAGGACAGCGGCCTGGTCAGGGCCTATGCCGCCGCGCTGCGGAAGGTCATCGACAACGGCCGCTACGGCAAGGTGCTGGCGCGCTGGGGGCTGACCGGCGAGCAGCTGAAGACCTCGCGGATCAACCCGCCCGGCCTGCCCAGGACCGCCAACTGA
- a CDS encoding amino acid ABC transporter ATP-binding protein encodes MSAQGAMVEIRSVHKSFGSLAVLNGVDLQVRTGEVTVVLGPSGSGKSTLLRTINHLEKVDSGSVSVDGALVGYKRSGNKLYELREREILRQRTEIGFVFQNFHLFPHLTVLENITEAPVAALRRPKKDADKAARALLARVGLADKADAYPKTLSGGQQQRVAIARALALEPKLLLFDEPTSALDPELVGEVLDVIKDLAHQGTTMIVVTHEIGFAREVADTVVFMDDGRIVEQGPPGEVLDRPRHERTKSFLSKVL; translated from the coding sequence TGCTCAACGGGGTGGACCTCCAGGTCCGTACCGGCGAGGTCACCGTCGTCCTCGGCCCGTCCGGCTCCGGGAAGTCCACCCTGCTGCGCACCATCAACCACCTGGAGAAGGTCGACAGCGGCTCGGTGAGCGTGGACGGTGCGCTGGTCGGCTACAAGAGGTCCGGCAACAAGCTCTACGAGCTGCGCGAACGAGAGATCCTCCGGCAGCGCACGGAGATCGGCTTCGTCTTCCAGAACTTCCACCTCTTCCCGCATCTGACCGTGCTGGAGAACATCACCGAGGCGCCCGTCGCCGCGCTCCGCAGGCCGAAGAAGGACGCCGACAAGGCCGCGCGGGCGCTGCTCGCCCGGGTCGGGCTCGCCGACAAGGCGGACGCCTACCCCAAAACGCTCTCCGGCGGCCAGCAGCAGCGCGTCGCCATCGCCCGTGCGCTCGCCCTGGAACCCAAGCTGCTGCTCTTCGACGAGCCCACCTCCGCGCTCGACCCGGAGCTGGTCGGCGAGGTCCTCGACGTCATCAAGGATCTGGCGCACCAGGGCACCACGATGATCGTCGTCACCCATGAGATCGGCTTCGCCCGTGAGGTCGCCGACACCGTCGTCTTCATGGACGACGGACGGATCGTCGAACAGGGCCCGCCCGGCGAGGTCCTCGACCGTCCGCGCCATGAGCGCACCAAGTCCTTTCTCTCCAAGGTCCTTTGA